A region of Triplophysa dalaica isolate WHDGS20190420 chromosome 20, ASM1584641v1, whole genome shotgun sequence DNA encodes the following proteins:
- the arhgef19 gene encoding rho guanine nucleotide exchange factor 19 encodes MLPGNGFSALLDFQPHLQAFHCRGESSDMWFPGSFETQALSDSREGRPLLRQHQHIAVCQQETLAFHELKQPNTNGFQSHTTEKGSSSLCSEPVRCNGNSPSDFAKNGNPLDNYLTHDSNNAEVVQKQMWTPITNLPATVYEQSEPGIKSLSSRGLFLPLSPTYVPGDSDSLESQHQSTPFSPSELPNLDPVRPQRRTSLGSIKEKSMRRKMRVYSPDTLSDESLSSPGPECDYLIPGSFESFVEGGLSTVGTTIPTSQSSSPLPGLDELSPFSIPTPPKSSLDSLQETTRLEGCVHDDGRQSLGLEDCGTLEGPALTSGTLLSLSRSRSADNERRRFSASELISRLQLSQRKNSFTLKLGKSLSARVASRDHHLSVNLSPDYKPNSRQRFSGGSSDSAPHSPVGSAPPLPSADCNPHIQRKLLKQRMRRVSIDEDGGSPPSGSKRLSRFLPNLILYQEYSDVAINREIQRQQGAEPGTDEERGDSASPGNLSPSSSFRSSRGSAFSLWQDIPDVRNSGQLDNFSNEERKLQEAKFELVTSEASYIRSLSIAVDHFMMSAELCEYLGTQERQWLFSKLPDVKEVSERFLLDLEHRLEGDILRFDVCDIVLEHCPALRRVYLPYVTNQAYQEQTYQRLLQENPKFPGILARLEEDPVCQRLPLTSFLILPFQRITRLKMLVENILKRTTPGSRDEDTATKALNELKKIIKECNSSVQSMKRMEELIHLNKKINFEGKIFPLISQSRWLVKHGELLEVDTQNLSISGSKFKLTTRPVYLHLFNDCLLLSRRKDTWKFMVFVHAKIEDLKVKDLSQKLQGISGFIFYLQLCEGQQLKHQILLKSPTESSKQRWITAMFPSDPKEAIEQTNENDDLSQVQCIKSYQAQEHDELTLEKADILQAITITSDGWVDGIRLSDGERGWFPKTYVEEITSPSARLRNLRENIRIKCVSQKFEGETL; translated from the exons ATGCTCCCTGGCAATGGATTCTCTGCTCTCCTTGATTTCCAGCCTCACCTCCAAGCCTTCCATTGCAGAGGCGAGAGCTCTGACATGTGGTTCCCAGGTTCTTTTGAGACCCAGGCTCTGAGCGACTCACGTGAAGGTAGGCCTCTGCTGCGGCAGCATCAACACATTGCCGTGTGTCAGCAGGAGACGCTGGCCTTTCACGAGCTTAAACAACCCAACACTAATGGATTTCAATCGCATACAACAGAAAAGGGCAGTTCCTCCCTTTGCTCCGAGCCTGTCAGATGCAATGGGAACAGTCCGTCAGACTTTGCTAAGAACGGTAATCCACTGGACAATTATTTGACACATGACAGCAATAATGCGGAGGTGGTTCAGAAACAAATGTGGACACCGATTACTAATTTACCTGCGACAGTTTATGAACAGTCTGAACCAGGAATTAAGAGTCTCAGTTCAAGAGGATTGTTTTTGCCTCTGTCGCCTACATATGTTCCTGGGGACAGTGACTCATTGGAGTCCCAACACCAGAGTACTCCATTTTCCCCCTCAGAGCTCCCAAATCTGGACCCAGTTCGCCCACAGAGACGCACTTCCCTGGGATCCATAAAGGAGAAGTCAATGC GGCGTAAGATGAGGGTGTACTCTCCAGACACCTTGAGCGATGAGTCTCTCAGCAGCCCAGGTCCGGAGTGCGACTATCTGATCCCAGGATCCTTCGAATCATTCGTAGAAGGAGGTCTTAGCACAGTGGGAACAACCATACCCACATCCCAAAGTTCCAGCCCTCTCCCTGGGCTTGATGAACTCTCTCCTTTTTCCATACCAACCCCTCCAAAATCCTCCTTAGATTCTCTTCAGGAAACTACCAGATTGGAGGGGTGCGTACATGATGACGGGAGGCAGAGTCTAGGCCTAGAGGATTGTGGGACTTTGGAAGGCCCGGCCCTCACGAGTGGGACCTTGCTGTCACTTTCCCGTTCTCGCTCAGCAGACAATGAGCGCCGGCGCTTCTCTGCATCTGAGCTCATCTCCCGCTTGCAACTCTCACAGAGGAAAAACTCTTTTACCCTCAAGTTGGGCAAGTCCCTTTCTGCTCGCGTGGCCTCCCGGGACCACCACCTGTCTGTAAACCTCAGCCCGGATT ACAAACCCAACTCCAGACAGCGCTTCTCAGGGGGATCAAGTGACAGTGCGCCACATAGTCCTGTGGGGTCTGCACCACCGCTGCCCTCTGCTGACTGTAACCCACATATTCAGAGGAAGCTCCTCAAGCAAAG AATGAGAAGAGTTTCCATTGATGAGGATGGAGGCAGTCCTCCCAGTGGCTCTAAACGTCTATCACGCTTCCTGCCAAACC TGATTCTGTATCAGGAATACAGCGATGTTGCTATTAACAGAGAAATACAGAGGCAACAGGGGGCGGAGCCTGGGACTGATGAAGAAAGAGGGGACTCAGCATCCCCTGGCAACCTCTCCCCATCCAGTTCATTTCGTTCATCGCGAGGCTCTGCCTTCTCCCTCTGGCAGGATATTCCTGACGTTCGCAACAGTGGACAACTGGATAACTTTAGCAATGAAGAGCGCAAACTACAGGAG GCCAAGTTTGAGTTGGTGACATCAGAGGCCTCATACATACGCAGCCTGTCTATTGCAGTTGACCATTTTATGATGTCCGCTGAGCTCTGCGAGTATCTGGGCACACAGGAGAGGCAGTGGCTCTTCTCCAAACTGCCTGATGTGAAAGAAGTCAGTGAGAG GTTCCTTCTGGACCTGGAGCATAGGTTAGAAGGGGACATTTTGcgttttgatgtgtgtgacattGTACTGGAACACTGTCCTGCTCTGAGGAGGGTCTATCTACCTTATGTCACCAATCAAGCTTATCAGGAACAGACCTATCAACGCCTCCT ACAAGAGAATCCCAAATTCCCTGGAATCCTTGCCCGTCTGGAAGAGGACCCAGTATGCCAGAGGCTTCCTCTTACGTCATTCCTCATCCTTCCTTTTCAAAGAATCACACGCCTCAAAATGCTGGTGGAG AACATCCTTAAAAGAACAACTCCTGGATCACGAGATGAGGACACGGCCACAAAGGCCCTTAATGAGCTCAAAAAG ATTATAAAGGAATGCAACTCCAGTGTGCAATCCATGAAGAGGATGGAGGAACTCATTCATCTAAAtaagaaaattaattttgagGGCAAG ATTTTCCCTCTCATCTCTCAGTCTCGTTGGCTAGTCAAACATGGCGAACTATTAGAAGTGGACACACAAAACTTGAGTATATCTGGGTCAAAGTTTAAACTCACCACCCGGCCTGTGTACCTTCACCTGTTTAATGACTGTCTTCTGCTGTCCCGAAGAAAGGA CACATGGAAGTTCATGGTGTTTGTACATGCAAAGATCGAAGACCTCAAGGTTAAAGATCTAAGCCAGAAACTTCAGGGAATCTCAGGCTTTATCTTCTATCTGCAGTTATGTGAGGGACAACAGCTTAAACACCAGATCCTGCTCAAGTCACCCACAGA GAGCAGTAAACAGAGGTGGATCACAGCCATGTTTCCCTCCGATCCAAAAGAAGCTATTGAGCAGACCAATGAGAATGATG ATCTATCTCAGGTGCAGTGCATCAAGAGCTACCAGGCTCAGGAGCACGATGAGTTGACACTGGAAAAGGCTGACATCCTTCAAGCTATAACAATAACAAGTGAtg GGTGGGTGGATGGGATCCGGTTGTCGGATGGAGAGAGGGGCTGGTTCCCCAAAACATACGTGGAGGAGATCACAAGCCCCAGCGCCCGTTTGCGAAACCTCCGCGAGAACATTCGCATTAAGTGTGTCTCACAAAAATTTGAGGGAGAGACTCTTTAA